From one Cupriavidus sp. P-10 genomic stretch:
- a CDS encoding YciI family protein: protein MTKYLVSFPARAMEVSAEDFAAVGEAAHEVIREAKAAGVYVFGGGINEDVAPLMVASDGTVTNETYPETKEFDGGFCVLELPSREAAILWAAKIAKACRCSQELREFGYDPES, encoded by the coding sequence ATGACGAAATACCTTGTCTCCTTTCCTGCAAGGGCGATGGAAGTCTCCGCCGAGGACTTTGCCGCCGTGGGCGAAGCTGCGCACGAGGTCATCCGCGAGGCGAAGGCTGCTGGCGTGTACGTGTTCGGTGGTGGTATCAACGAGGATGTCGCACCACTCATGGTCGCCTCAGACGGCACGGTCACAAACGAAACCTATCCCGAGACGAAGGAGTTCGACGGCGGCTTCTGTGTCCTGGAACTCCCGTCGCGCGAAGCCGCCATCCTGTGGGCTGCAAAGATCGCCAAAGCTTGCCGCTGCTCGCAGGAACTCCGCGAGTTTGGGTATGACCCCGAGAGCTGA
- a CDS encoding isocitrate lyase yields the protein MAQYQDDIKAVAGLKENHGSAWNAINPEYAARMRAQNKFKTGLDIAKYTAKIMRADMAAYDADPSKYTQSLGCWHGFIGQQKMISIKKHFNSTDRRYLYLSGWMVAALRSEFGPLPDQSMHEKTSVSALIRELYTFLRQADARELGGLFRELDAAQGAAAKAAIQEKIDNHVTHVVPIIADIDAGFGNAEATYLLAKQFIEAGACCIQIENQVSDEKQCGHQDGKVTVPHEDFLAKVRAIRYAFLELGVDDGVIVTRTDSLGAGLTKQIAVTHTPGDLGDQYNSFLDCDEISADALGNGDVVIKQNGKLMRPKRLASNLFQFRAGTGEARCVLDSITSLQNGADLLWIETEKPHIEQIAGMVREIRKVIPNAKLVYNNSPSFNWTLNFRQQAYDAMKAAGKDVSAYDRAQLMSVEYDQTELAAAADEKIRTFQADAAREAGIFHHLITLPTYHTAALSTDNLAKEYFGEQGMLGYVAGVQRKEIRQGIACVKHQNMSGSDIGDDHKEYFSGEAALKAAGKDNTMNQF from the coding sequence ATGGCCCAGTATCAAGACGACATCAAGGCAGTTGCTGGTTTGAAAGAGAACCATGGCAGCGCGTGGAATGCCATCAATCCCGAGTATGCCGCCCGCATGCGTGCCCAGAACAAGTTCAAGACGGGCCTGGACATCGCCAAGTACACCGCCAAGATCATGCGCGCCGACATGGCCGCCTATGATGCCGACCCGTCGAAGTACACCCAGTCGCTGGGTTGCTGGCACGGCTTCATCGGCCAGCAGAAAATGATCTCCATCAAGAAGCACTTCAACAGCACCGACCGCCGCTACCTTTACCTGTCCGGCTGGATGGTAGCCGCGCTGCGCTCCGAGTTCGGCCCGCTGCCGGACCAGTCGATGCACGAAAAAACCTCCGTCAGCGCGCTGATCCGCGAGCTGTACACCTTCCTGCGCCAGGCCGACGCCCGTGAACTGGGTGGCCTGTTCCGCGAGCTGGACGCCGCCCAGGGCGCTGCTGCCAAGGCCGCCATCCAGGAAAAGATCGACAACCACGTCACCCACGTGGTGCCCATCATCGCCGACATCGATGCGGGCTTCGGCAACGCCGAGGCCACCTACCTGCTGGCCAAGCAGTTCATCGAAGCGGGCGCATGCTGCATCCAGATCGAGAACCAGGTGTCCGACGAGAAGCAGTGCGGCCACCAGGATGGCAAGGTCACCGTGCCGCACGAGGACTTCCTGGCCAAGGTCCGCGCCATCCGCTACGCCTTCCTGGAACTGGGCGTGGACGACGGCGTCATCGTGACCCGTACCGACTCGCTGGGCGCCGGGCTGACCAAGCAGATCGCCGTGACCCACACGCCGGGCGACCTGGGCGACCAATACAATTCCTTCCTCGATTGCGACGAAATCTCGGCCGACGCACTGGGCAATGGTGACGTTGTCATCAAGCAGAACGGCAAGCTGATGCGTCCCAAGCGCCTGGCCAGCAACCTGTTCCAGTTCCGCGCCGGCACGGGCGAAGCGCGCTGCGTGCTGGACAGCATCACCTCGCTGCAGAACGGTGCTGACCTGCTGTGGATCGAAACCGAAAAGCCGCATATCGAGCAGATCGCCGGCATGGTCCGCGAGATTCGCAAGGTCATCCCGAACGCCAAGCTGGTGTACAACAACAGCCCGTCGTTCAACTGGACCCTGAACTTCCGCCAGCAAGCGTATGACGCGATGAAGGCCGCGGGCAAGGATGTGTCGGCCTATGATCGCGCCCAGCTGATGAGCGTGGAATACGATCAGACCGAACTGGCGGCCGCCGCCGACGAAAAGATCCGCACCTTCCAGGCCGACGCGGCCCGCGAAGCCGGTATCTTCCACCACCTGATCACGCTGCCGACGTACCACACCGCCGCACTGTCGACCGACAACCTGGCCAAGGAATACTTCGGCGAGCAAGGCATGCTGGGTTATGTGGCTGGCGTGCAGCGCAAGGAAATCCGTCAGGGCATCGCCTGCGTCAAGCACCAGAACATGTCCGGCTCGGACATCGGCGACGACCACAAGGAGTATTTCAGCGGCGAAGCGGCCCTGAAGGCGGCGGGTAAAGACAACACCATGAACCAGTTCTGA
- a CDS encoding ABC-F family ATP-binding cassette domain-containing protein — protein MISVRNVTLRRGVNVVLDQASVTFNPGEKIGLVGRNGAGKSSFFGLLNGTLHEDSGEFSIPAAWKMGQVAQEMPETEQSATDFVVEGDTVLLAAQAEVAAAEASDDGMRMAHAYMALHDAGAHDAPARAQALILGLGFSAAQLGQPVNSFSGGWRMRLQLARALMCPSDLLLLDEPTNHLDLDALVWLEAWLKRYQGTLVVISHDREFLDAVTQVTMHVDNAKLVRYGGNYSKFEDMRAEQLVLQQAAMAKQADKIAHLQKFIDRFKAKASKAKQAQSRVKALERMEKIAPVLADAEFNFEFKEPLNVPNPLLSMLDASFGYPAPTGALPGTPPTVIVRGINRSVLAGQRIGILGANGQGKSTLVKTVAHALAPIAGEISEGKGLNIGYFAQQELDVLRPLDTPMEHMIRLAKDTPVHLRAPGQSGTEQSLRTFLGTFNFSGDMVHQAVSTMSGGEKARLVLCMIVWQRPNLLLLDEPTNHLDLATREALGMALNEFEGTVMLVSHDRALLRAVCDEFWLVTKGGVEPFDGDLDDYQQFLRDEARRMREQPAAEQKVIA, from the coding sequence ATGATTTCCGTCCGTAATGTCACGCTGCGTCGCGGCGTCAATGTCGTACTCGACCAGGCGTCCGTCACCTTCAACCCCGGCGAAAAGATTGGTCTTGTCGGCCGCAATGGCGCCGGCAAGTCGTCCTTCTTCGGCCTTCTCAACGGCACGCTGCACGAAGACAGTGGCGAGTTCTCGATTCCCGCTGCGTGGAAGATGGGCCAGGTCGCGCAGGAGATGCCGGAGACCGAGCAAAGCGCGACCGACTTCGTAGTCGAGGGTGACACCGTGCTGCTGGCCGCGCAGGCCGAAGTAGCCGCCGCCGAGGCCAGCGATGACGGCATGCGCATGGCGCACGCCTACATGGCCCTGCACGACGCGGGTGCGCACGATGCCCCCGCACGTGCTCAAGCGCTGATCCTGGGCCTTGGCTTCAGTGCTGCGCAGCTTGGCCAGCCGGTCAACAGTTTCTCCGGCGGTTGGCGCATGCGGCTGCAACTGGCGCGCGCGCTCATGTGCCCGTCCGACCTGCTGCTGCTCGACGAGCCGACCAATCACCTCGACCTCGACGCGCTGGTCTGGCTGGAAGCCTGGCTCAAGCGCTATCAAGGAACCCTGGTAGTGATCAGCCACGACCGCGAATTCCTCGACGCGGTCACGCAGGTGACGATGCACGTCGACAACGCCAAGCTCGTGCGTTATGGCGGCAACTACAGCAAGTTCGAAGACATGCGCGCCGAGCAACTCGTATTGCAGCAGGCCGCGATGGCCAAGCAAGCGGACAAGATCGCCCACCTGCAGAAATTCATCGACCGTTTCAAGGCCAAGGCCTCGAAGGCGAAGCAGGCGCAGAGCCGGGTCAAGGCACTCGAACGCATGGAGAAGATCGCACCGGTGCTCGCCGACGCAGAGTTCAACTTCGAGTTCAAGGAGCCGCTCAACGTCCCGAACCCGCTGTTGTCGATGCTGGACGCGAGCTTTGGCTACCCGGCGCCGACCGGCGCACTGCCGGGCACGCCGCCCACGGTCATCGTGCGGGGCATCAACCGTTCCGTGCTGGCCGGGCAGCGCATCGGCATCCTCGGTGCCAACGGCCAAGGCAAGTCCACGCTGGTGAAGACGGTGGCGCACGCGCTGGCGCCGATTGCCGGCGAAATCAGCGAAGGCAAAGGGCTGAATATCGGCTACTTCGCACAGCAGGAACTCGACGTGCTGCGCCCGCTCGACACGCCGATGGAACACATGATCCGCCTTGCCAAGGACACGCCGGTGCACCTGCGCGCCCCCGGCCAGAGTGGCACCGAACAATCGCTTCGCACCTTCCTCGGCACCTTCAACTTCAGTGGCGACATGGTCCATCAGGCGGTCAGCACGATGAGCGGCGGCGAAAAGGCGCGGCTCGTGTTGTGCATGATCGTGTGGCAGCGCCCCAACCTGCTGCTGCTCGACGAGCCTACCAACCACCTCGACCTGGCCACACGCGAAGCGCTAGGCATGGCGCTCAACGAATTCGAAGGCACAGTGATGCTGGTCAGTCACGACCGGGCCCTGCTGCGCGCCGTATGCGACGAGTTCTGGCTGGTCACCAAGGGCGGCGTCGAGCCCTTCGACGGCGACCTGGACGATTACCAGCAGTTCCTGCGCGACGAAGCCCGCCGCATGCGTGAGCAGCCTGCCGCAGAGCAGAAGGTCATCGCCTGA
- a CDS encoding sensor histidine kinase, with protein MPAVGPARLTPSALLRRYRASLRAKLVSIVVAPLLVALVALLLLMALWGDRVFQALLAYKVNSDLLVAHEYFEHMVDGVKDRVLQEARSHALVEGLEDGAERGSAMAAVLDEARRAHGLDFLQLLDPQGFPQGFPQGFPQGFPQGRVLSAAPADASGTSQAGWRVVSSAAAGRADAATDAWSAAQLAAVSGDLARRAQVALRATPNAAPTDRTLETRGMVVHAAAPVFNAAGELVAILHGGTLLNNNLGFIDTINALVYQPESLPRGSQGTATLFLDDTRIATNVRLFHGERALGTRVSREVRDKVLLRGEKWLDLAFVVNDRYMSAYEPIADSGGRRIGMLYVGYLARPVSQAKDLALGMLVGLFILLAVAGALFSLLWARRVFMPMTKMVGTMRALQAGDASARVGPVGSEDELGQLAGQFDQLLSDLQQRNAALRDWADSLDRKVAERTRELEDANAVLRATRQQLITSEKLALAGQLTAGVAHEINNPIAVIQGNLDVARDILGPAAEPVRHELRLIDEQVRRIYLLTNRLLQFVRPEAYAGNTERLDVGEVAAGCVDLVRHMLKDAAIRVELACLATRRVRISRSELQQVIVNLLTNAIHAMPEGGNLTLATRDWEGHGVTLHVRDTGRGIREEDLPNLFNPFFTTRKQMGTGLGLSISYALVERYGGRITVESTVGQGAEFIVWLREDGSAATPGIDDRVS; from the coding sequence GGCGCTGGTGGCGCTGCTGCTGCTGATGGCGTTGTGGGGCGACCGCGTGTTCCAGGCCCTGCTGGCGTACAAGGTCAACAGCGACCTGCTCGTTGCTCATGAGTACTTCGAGCATATGGTCGATGGGGTGAAAGACCGCGTCCTGCAAGAGGCCAGGTCGCACGCGCTGGTCGAAGGGCTGGAAGATGGAGCTGAGCGGGGCAGTGCCATGGCCGCCGTCCTGGACGAGGCGCGGCGCGCGCACGGGCTGGATTTCCTGCAACTGCTCGACCCGCAAGGCTTCCCACAAGGCTTCCCGCAAGGCTTCCCGCAAGGCTTCCCACAAGGCCGGGTGCTTAGCGCCGCGCCGGCCGACGCTTCCGGGACCAGCCAGGCCGGGTGGCGCGTGGTATCCAGCGCGGCGGCCGGCCGCGCCGACGCCGCCACCGATGCCTGGTCGGCCGCGCAGCTGGCCGCGGTGTCCGGCGATCTTGCCCGCCGCGCCCAGGTGGCGCTGCGCGCCACGCCCAATGCCGCGCCGACCGACAGGACGCTGGAAACCCGCGGCATGGTGGTGCATGCCGCGGCGCCGGTGTTCAACGCAGCAGGCGAGCTGGTGGCGATCCTGCACGGCGGCACGCTGCTGAACAACAACCTTGGCTTTATCGACACCATCAACGCGCTGGTCTACCAGCCGGAATCCCTGCCGCGCGGCAGCCAGGGCACCGCGACGCTGTTCCTGGACGATACCCGCATCGCCACCAATGTGCGGCTGTTCCATGGCGAACGCGCGCTGGGCACGCGCGTCTCGCGCGAGGTGCGCGACAAGGTGCTGCTGCGCGGCGAGAAATGGCTGGACCTGGCCTTCGTGGTCAACGACCGCTACATGAGCGCCTACGAGCCCATCGCGGACAGCGGCGGCAGGCGCATCGGCATGCTCTACGTAGGCTACCTGGCGCGGCCGGTGAGCCAGGCCAAGGACCTTGCGCTGGGCATGCTGGTGGGCCTGTTCATCTTGCTGGCGGTGGCGGGCGCGCTGTTCTCGCTGCTATGGGCCCGTCGCGTATTCATGCCGATGACGAAGATGGTCGGCACCATGCGCGCGCTCCAGGCCGGCGATGCCTCTGCGCGCGTGGGTCCGGTGGGCAGCGAGGATGAACTGGGCCAGCTCGCCGGACAGTTTGACCAGTTGCTGTCGGACCTGCAGCAGCGCAATGCCGCGCTCAGGGACTGGGCGGACTCGCTGGATCGCAAGGTCGCCGAGCGCACCCGCGAGCTTGAGGATGCGAACGCAGTGCTTCGCGCGACCCGGCAGCAGCTGATTACATCGGAAAAGCTTGCGCTCGCGGGGCAGCTTACGGCAGGCGTGGCACATGAGATCAACAATCCGATTGCGGTGATCCAGGGTAACCTGGACGTGGCCCGCGATATTCTCGGTCCGGCTGCGGAGCCGGTCCGGCATGAATTGCGGCTGATCGATGAGCAGGTGCGACGCATCTACCTGCTGACCAACCGGCTGCTGCAGTTTGTCCGGCCAGAGGCATACGCCGGCAATACCGAGCGCCTGGATGTGGGCGAGGTCGCGGCCGGCTGCGTGGACCTGGTCCGGCACATGCTGAAGGACGCGGCCATCCGGGTCGAACTGGCCTGCCTGGCCACACGCCGCGTGCGCATCAGCCGCAGCGAACTGCAGCAGGTCATCGTCAACCTGCTGACCAATGCCATCCATGCCATGCCGGAGGGTGGCAACCTTACGCTGGCCACGCGCGACTGGGAAGGGCACGGCGTGACGCTGCATGTGCGCGACACGGGCCGCGGCATCCGCGAGGAAGACCTGCCCAATCTGTTCAATCCGTTTTTCACCACCAGGAAGCAGATGGGGACCGGCCTCGGCCTGTCCATCAGCTATGCGCTGGTGGAGCGCTATGGTGGCCGCATTACCGTGGAAAGCACGGTGGGGCAGGGCGCGGAGTTCATCGTCTGGCTGCGCGAAGACGGGTCTGCGGCGACGCCAGGGATTGATGACCGCGTGTCATGA